From a region of the Halolamina sp. CBA1230 genome:
- a CDS encoding sodium-dependent transporter: MAERETWTTRIGFIFAAVGSAVGLGNIWSFPFQTGSNGGAAFLIVYLLAVLLIGFPAMLMEFVIGRRSSKNPISAFGELGFGNWSFAGTLGVLTSIATLAFYSVVGGWVLSYITGSLTGAYFGDAGAFFSAVSAGPTAVLTHAVFMAITIGIVAFGVQSGIEKATKVMIPAIIVLLVGLAVWGFTLDGAAAGYEYYLSPDFGYLAANFASIVPSAVGQAFFTLSLGFSVMIAYASYLGRDDSLPADGAAIVVVNTLVALLAGFVIFPVLFAIGVEPGSGGMGAAFVSLAGAFGQIPGGTVLGFVFFVILLLAALSSSISLLETPTSYVVDNYDYGRKQVAIGLGAVVWAIGIPTALSTNTLAWYNAVVFNLLLPIVVLLFAVFVGWVAFDLSSDEVGRGTSLGDGFATTWLWWVRIVIPIAIGLTLVLGIQSLLIRAGIIETAIILG; the protein is encoded by the coding sequence GTTCCCGTTCCAGACCGGATCGAACGGAGGGGCCGCGTTCCTCATCGTCTACCTGCTGGCAGTGCTCCTCATCGGCTTCCCGGCGATGCTGATGGAGTTCGTCATCGGTCGCCGGTCCAGTAAGAACCCGATCTCCGCGTTCGGTGAACTGGGGTTCGGCAACTGGTCGTTCGCCGGCACGCTCGGCGTCCTCACGTCGATCGCGACGCTGGCGTTCTACAGCGTCGTCGGCGGCTGGGTGCTCAGCTACATCACCGGCAGCCTTACCGGCGCCTACTTCGGCGACGCGGGCGCGTTCTTCAGCGCCGTCTCCGCCGGTCCGACCGCGGTGTTGACCCACGCCGTCTTCATGGCGATCACCATCGGCATCGTCGCCTTCGGCGTCCAGAGTGGCATCGAGAAGGCGACCAAGGTGATGATCCCCGCCATCATCGTGTTGCTCGTCGGCCTCGCCGTCTGGGGGTTCACCCTCGACGGCGCGGCCGCCGGCTACGAGTACTACCTCTCCCCCGACTTCGGCTACCTCGCGGCCAACTTCGCCTCGATCGTCCCCTCGGCCGTCGGGCAGGCCTTTTTCACGCTCTCGCTCGGGTTCAGCGTGATGATCGCGTACGCCTCCTACCTCGGGCGGGACGATAGCCTCCCCGCCGACGGGGCCGCCATCGTCGTCGTGAACACGCTCGTCGCGCTGCTCGCCGGGTTCGTCATCTTCCCCGTGCTGTTCGCAATCGGCGTCGAACCCGGGTCCGGCGGCATGGGCGCGGCGTTCGTCAGCCTCGCGGGCGCGTTCGGCCAGATCCCCGGCGGCACGGTTCTCGGGTTCGTGTTCTTCGTCATCCTGCTGCTCGCCGCGCTGTCCAGCTCCATCAGCCTCCTCGAGACGCCGACGTCGTACGTCGTCGACAACTACGACTACGGCCGCAAGCAGGTCGCCATCGGCCTCGGCGCCGTCGTCTGGGCGATCGGCATCCCCACTGCGCTGTCGACGAACACGCTCGCCTGGTACAACGCCGTCGTGTTCAACCTCCTGCTGCCCATCGTCGTGTTGCTGTTCGCGGTGTTCGTCGGCTGGGTGGCGTTCGACCTCTCGTCGGACGAAGTCGGCCGCGGCACGTCACTCGGCGACGGCTTCGCCACCACGTGGCTGTGGTGGGTCCGCATCGTCATCCCCATCGCCATCGGGCTCACGCTCGTCCTCGGCATCCAGAGCCTGCTGATCAGAGCGGGGATCATCGAGACCGCGATCATCCTCGGCTAG